From the Leifsonia sp. AG29 genome, one window contains:
- a CDS encoding MBL fold metallo-hydrolase — protein MTRTSAHAVSLTPLGGPTVLIGFAGHRFLVDPTFDPAGDYPVGSRVLTKTSDAIVSADEIGPVDAVLLSHDQHPDNLDRAGRVFAENAPLVLTTRLAAGRLRGRCRGLLPGERADVGSVTVTAVPAQHGPDGTEDKTGPVIGFVLEAPDAPTLYISGDNASLDVVRAVADRFPEIEIAILFGGAARSPLVDGFLTLTSSEAVEAAAILGHPRVLAAHTDGWAHFTQDGSSFRAAFEEAGIGPLLLDTSPGVPVHLDRSVQQG, from the coding sequence ATGACCCGAACATCTGCTCACGCTGTGTCCCTCACGCCACTGGGCGGCCCGACGGTCCTCATCGGCTTCGCCGGACACCGCTTCCTCGTCGATCCCACCTTCGACCCCGCCGGGGACTACCCGGTCGGCTCCCGGGTCCTGACCAAGACCTCCGACGCGATCGTCTCCGCCGACGAGATCGGGCCGGTCGACGCCGTTCTCCTCTCGCACGACCAGCACCCCGACAACCTCGACCGCGCCGGACGGGTCTTCGCCGAGAACGCCCCTCTGGTGCTCACCACCCGGCTGGCCGCCGGTCGTCTCCGCGGGCGCTGCCGCGGGCTCTTGCCGGGAGAGCGCGCCGACGTGGGCAGCGTGACCGTGACCGCCGTCCCCGCGCAGCACGGTCCCGACGGAACCGAGGACAAGACCGGGCCGGTGATCGGATTCGTCCTCGAGGCGCCCGACGCCCCCACGCTCTACATCTCGGGCGACAACGCGTCCCTGGACGTCGTTCGCGCCGTCGCCGACCGATTCCCCGAGATCGAGATCGCCATCCTCTTCGGCGGGGCGGCCCGGAGCCCGCTCGTCGACGGGTTCCTCACGCTGACCAGCAGCGAAGCGGTCGAGGCCGCGGCGATCCTCGGCCATCCTCGCGTCTTGGCCGCACACACGGATGGCTGGGCCCACTTCACACAGGACGGTTCGTCCTTCCGCGCCGCCTTCGAGGAGGCGGGCATCGGGCCCCTGCTGCTTGACACTAGTCCGGGCGTTCCTGTCCACCTCGACCGTTCCGTTCAGCAGGGGTGA
- a CDS encoding cupin domain-containing protein, whose product MTEPVVRRTVLRETLTDFATGSVEVRRITLQPGVVGGPHHHNGPVFGVIERGSVMFQVDGGEEQLLRPGDVFYEPEQALVDRFDATDEGVTFLGYFLSRPGQDPELIAGPPTRSQH is encoded by the coding sequence ATGACCGAACCCGTCGTCAGGCGCACCGTCCTCCGTGAGACGCTGACCGACTTCGCGACCGGATCCGTAGAAGTACGGAGGATCACGCTGCAGCCCGGTGTCGTCGGAGGCCCGCATCACCACAACGGTCCCGTCTTCGGCGTCATCGAACGGGGCTCCGTCATGTTCCAAGTGGATGGCGGAGAAGAGCAGCTCCTCCGCCCCGGCGACGTGTTCTACGAGCCCGAGCAAGCCCTGGTCGACCGATTCGACGCCACCGACGAGGGCGTCACCTTCCTCGGTTACTTCCTCAGCCGACCTGGGCAGGACCCGGAGCTCATCGCAGGACCGCCCACCCGTTCACAACACTGA
- a CDS encoding CPBP family intramembrane glutamic endopeptidase: protein MKRHPLVVFFVAAFAFPWLLWGTTLALQVGLIGWHIPESLGFWIGLPLATYGTAALTGGWPAVKDLLLRLIRVKVRPLWYLVAIGLPVGIAAAAVGLGTLSPTPAAVGALIPASAILGALLLNCWEWLITEETAWRGYALPRLQRRFDPLTASLVLGALWALWHLPLFFIADSFQARIPFLGFALSTVATSVLIGWLFNHARGSVLLAALFHGFTDVSIAFSGVLTSGAALFWITVGIQVLLAAAVSVDLHRRDRRSPELPATTI from the coding sequence GTGAAGCGCCACCCTCTGGTCGTCTTCTTCGTCGCAGCATTCGCATTCCCCTGGTTGCTCTGGGGAACCACACTCGCTCTGCAGGTCGGTCTCATCGGCTGGCACATCCCCGAGTCTCTCGGCTTCTGGATCGGGCTCCCGCTCGCCACCTACGGCACCGCGGCCCTGACCGGCGGGTGGCCGGCAGTCAAGGACCTGCTGCTGCGCCTCATCCGGGTCAAGGTCCGTCCGCTCTGGTATCTCGTCGCGATCGGACTGCCGGTCGGCATCGCCGCGGCGGCGGTCGGCCTCGGGACTCTGAGCCCGACCCCCGCGGCCGTCGGAGCCCTGATTCCGGCCAGCGCGATTCTCGGTGCGCTCCTCCTCAACTGCTGGGAGTGGTTGATCACCGAGGAGACCGCGTGGCGCGGTTACGCCCTCCCCCGGCTGCAAAGACGATTCGACCCGCTCACCGCTTCGCTCGTGCTCGGGGCCCTGTGGGCGCTGTGGCACCTGCCGTTGTTCTTCATCGCCGACAGCTTCCAAGCGCGCATCCCGTTCTTGGGCTTCGCGCTGTCCACAGTGGCGACGTCGGTCTTGATCGGCTGGCTGTTCAACCACGCGCGCGGTAGCGTCCTGCTCGCGGCGCTCTTCCATGGGTTCACGGACGTGTCGATCGCGTTCAGCGGCGTCCTGACCTCCGGGGCGGCGCTGTTCTGGATCACGGTCGGCATCCAGGTTCTCCTCGCCGCAGCGGTCTCCGTCGATCTCCACCGGCGAGACCGCCGCTCGCCCGAGCTCCCGGCGACCACGATCTGA
- a CDS encoding formylglycine-generating enzyme family protein, whose amino-acid sequence MGSPRGPGCTCGAPERRQFLPISQAEPARSSQSSPASHTIEQVTIPAGVFVMGDSSGDRNPGDGEAPLHEVTLDSFTIDATSVTNDDFGRFVDATGYVTEAESFGFSAVFHLALAASAEDVVGQPPETPWWLGVRGADWRHPGGPASSLTGVGDHPVTHVSWNDAVAYCAWAGRRLPTEAEWEYAARGGLAGAKYPWGDAEVDDNGWLANIWQGVFPIVNTEDDGYLTTAPVRSFAPNGYGLWQMVGNVWEWCADWYSPDYYRRSPAQDPAGPVKGTSRVMRGGSYLCHISYCNRYRNSARSHNTPNSSTGNMGFRTVALTVGP is encoded by the coding sequence ATGGGCAGCCCGCGCGGCCCCGGGTGCACGTGCGGCGCACCTGAACGCCGTCAATTCCTGCCGATCAGTCAAGCCGAGCCCGCCAGGTCGTCTCAATCGTCCCCCGCTTCGCACACGATCGAACAGGTGACCATCCCGGCGGGTGTCTTCGTGATGGGCGACTCCTCGGGCGACCGGAACCCCGGCGACGGCGAAGCACCGCTCCACGAGGTGACGCTGGACAGCTTCACGATCGACGCGACCAGCGTGACCAACGACGACTTCGGGCGGTTCGTCGACGCGACCGGATATGTGACCGAGGCAGAGAGCTTCGGGTTCTCGGCTGTTTTCCACCTGGCACTCGCCGCTTCCGCCGAGGACGTGGTCGGGCAGCCGCCGGAGACGCCGTGGTGGCTGGGTGTGCGCGGAGCGGACTGGCGCCACCCGGGTGGACCAGCCTCCTCCCTAACCGGTGTCGGGGATCATCCGGTGACCCATGTGAGCTGGAACGACGCCGTCGCATACTGCGCCTGGGCGGGCCGTCGTCTGCCCACGGAAGCGGAATGGGAGTATGCGGCCCGCGGCGGCCTCGCCGGCGCGAAATACCCGTGGGGTGACGCGGAGGTCGACGACAACGGCTGGCTTGCGAACATCTGGCAGGGCGTGTTCCCGATCGTCAACACGGAGGATGACGGGTACCTGACCACCGCTCCGGTCCGCAGTTTCGCCCCGAACGGCTACGGGCTCTGGCAGATGGTCGGAAACGTCTGGGAATGGTGCGCGGACTGGTATTCGCCCGACTACTACCGCCGCTCCCCCGCACAAGACCCGGCAGGTCCGGTGAAGGGGACTTCCCGGGTCATGCGCGGTGGCAGCTACCTGTGCCACATCTCCTACTGCAACCGCTACCGCAACTCTGCCCGGTCCCACAACACCCCCAACTCGTCCACAGGCAATATGGGATTCCGTACCGTCGCGCTCACTGTCGGGCCATAG
- a CDS encoding Smr/MutS family protein, protein MKLTLDLHDIYNRGGDIDRALRAVIADAVAKKAPLIEIIPGKGSGALKKRVLRFLDQPEIKAQYHRVEKDSKNFGRVFVHFRWK, encoded by the coding sequence ATGAAGCTGACGCTCGACCTGCACGACATCTACAACCGGGGCGGCGATATCGATCGCGCCCTGCGCGCAGTCATCGCGGACGCTGTCGCGAAGAAGGCGCCACTGATCGAGATCATCCCGGGCAAGGGATCAGGCGCACTGAAGAAGCGAGTGCTGCGCTTCCTGGATCAGCCGGAGATCAAGGCCCAGTACCACCGAGTCGAGAAGGACTCGAAGAACTTCGGGCGCGTGTTCGTGCACTTCCGGTGGAAGTGA